The genomic stretch AATATAACCTGCGTTCTAAAATATCCTTCTTTTTCTTCTATTTTTAATTGATGGTAGGTTACGGTTTTAATTTCCCGCAATAGTTCATGTCGATTTGGGTCATATAGTTCTCCAGATGCCTTTGCTTTAAGAGAAGTAGTCCCAATTTCCTTGATACTAAATTTCTTAAGTATTAAATTCCCGACAGTATGATTATACAACAATTCGCTTAAAAAGGCAACTAAAATTTCCTCAAGGTCATTTCCTGAAACCTTAATGTCCACAGTTTTTGTGGGATTAACTTGATTTAAGTCCACAACTAAGATGCTAAACATTCCGTAGGCAGTATTCGCAAAGGCTTGTTTAAGTGTTTTTCCGTAGCCAATGATGCCAATATCTGCGGTATGTTCAAAGATGTCAAATCGTTTCATTCTCTTTCCTCTATCAATTAAAGAATACTATTTTAATTGAGATTTGTCAATATTTTTTTAAGAACCCCTCCAAAAAAAACTTGACATAAAAGATTAAGTTGGTATAATATATAATATGTTTAATAAAAAATTATGGCTGATTTATATTATTTGTGGAATTTTACTGGGTTGTGGACAACCAAAAGAGGATAAATCTATCTTCAAAAGCCGATTATCTGCTGATGTAACTACATTAGACCCGGCTTTAGTCGTTGATGTTTCAGGGGGGATGTTAACGGCTAAATTATTCAATGGACTGGTAAAATACAATGAAAAAATGGAAATAGTTCCTGATATTGCTGAAGGCTGGGAAATCTCAAAAGATGGAAAGACATATACATTTTATTTAAAAAAAGGGGTGAAATTTACTAATGGTCGTGAGGTCGAGTCCTCTGACTTTAAATATTCTATTCAACGAGTTTTAAACCTAAAAACAAAATCCCCTCGCACCTGGGTATTTGATAAAATATCAGGAGCAAAAGAGTGTCTGACAGGAACAACAACTGAGTGCTCAGGATTAGTTATAAAGGATAAATGGACACTCCAGATAATTCTTGAAGAGGCATTTGCACCTTTTTTAGGATTTTTAGCGATGCCAACGGCGTATGTTGTGCCAAAAGAAGATGTTGAAAAATGGGGTGATGACTTCTCAAAATATGTAGTTGGCACAGGCCCTTTTAAATTGGAAAAATGGGTCAATGATGAAAAAATAGTCTTCGTGGCAAATCCGGATTATTTTGAGACAAAACCAAAGGTAAAAAGATTAGA from bacterium encodes the following:
- a CDS encoding archease, which gives rise to MKRFDIFEHTADIGIIGYGKTLKQAFANTAYGMFSILVVDLNQVNPTKTVDIKVSGNDLEEILVAFLSELLYNHTVGNLILKKFSIKEIGTTSLKAKASGELYDPNRHELLREIKTVTYHQLKIEEKEGYFRTQVIFDI